From one Streptomyces mobaraensis genomic stretch:
- a CDS encoding SAM-dependent methyltransferase encodes MQRHDEATRRYYETRDVDAFYDAVWGGEDIHTGSYTREGEPVADASRRTVERLAAHLADRLGPGRRALDLGSGYGGTARYLAGRFGCRVVALNLSEAQNARHRKTNTERGLDGLVDVVTGSFHDVPYGDGEFDAVCSLEAFCHSDDRARALAEAVRVLAPGGALAFTDVMAAEGTPDDALRPVVARLGVDALATPSFYRERLTALGLEDVGFDDHSEQLVCHYVRLTEETESRKDTLRDLISPDYLQGLLLNLPLWVDAARSGRLRWGIFHARRPAA; translated from the coding sequence GTGCAGCGACACGACGAGGCGACGCGGCGCTACTACGAGACCCGTGACGTGGACGCCTTCTACGACGCCGTCTGGGGCGGAGAGGACATCCACACCGGCAGTTACACACGCGAAGGGGAGCCCGTCGCCGACGCGTCGCGGCGGACCGTGGAGCGGCTGGCGGCGCACCTCGCCGACCGGCTGGGGCCCGGGCGGCGGGCCCTGGACCTCGGCTCCGGATACGGGGGCACCGCCCGCTACCTGGCCGGGCGGTTCGGGTGCCGGGTCGTCGCCCTCAACCTCAGCGAGGCGCAGAACGCACGGCACCGCAAGACCAACACCGAGCGCGGCCTGGACGGTCTCGTCGACGTCGTCACCGGCTCGTTCCACGACGTGCCGTATGGCGACGGCGAGTTCGACGCCGTCTGCTCGCTGGAGGCGTTCTGCCACAGCGACGACCGCGCCCGCGCGCTGGCCGAGGCGGTACGCGTCCTGGCGCCCGGCGGCGCCCTGGCGTTCACCGACGTCATGGCCGCCGAGGGCACCCCCGACGACGCGCTGCGGCCCGTCGTCGCCCGGCTCGGCGTCGACGCGCTGGCCACACCGTCGTTCTACCGGGAACGGCTGACCGCGCTCGGTCTGGAGGACGTCGGCTTCGACGACCACAGCGAGCAACTCGTGTGCCACTACGTCCGGCTGACCGAGGAGACCGAATCCCGGAAGGACACCCTCCGGGACCTCATCAGCCCCGACTACCTCCAGGGCCTCCTCCTCAACCTGCCGCTGTGGGTGGACGCGGCCCGGAGCGGACGGCTGCGGTGGGGGATCTTCCACGCGCGGCGCCCGGCGGCGTGA
- a CDS encoding RNA polymerase sigma-70 factor translates to MREPSRPTPDPATETFLAHRSLLFTVAYEMLGSAADAEDVLQETWLRWADVDLDTVRERRAYLVRITTRQALTRLRTLRRRRESYVGPWLPEPLLTTPDVAEDVELADSVSMAMLLVLETLTPTERAVFVLREVFDLAYDEIAAAVDKSPAAARQIAHRARAHVAARRPRGAVSPAETRDALAAFRRAVETGDLNALLDVLAPDVVLLTDGGGVVRAATAPVVGAGTVARVLARIPATAASLRPVWANGFPALVVRLAGAVDTVLAVRFDDGRVTGLYAVRNPEKLSRLERETAVTR, encoded by the coding sequence ATGCGCGAGCCCAGCCGCCCCACCCCCGACCCCGCCACCGAGACGTTCCTCGCCCACCGCAGCCTGCTGTTCACCGTCGCCTACGAGATGCTCGGCTCCGCCGCCGACGCCGAGGACGTCCTGCAGGAGACCTGGCTGCGCTGGGCGGACGTCGACCTCGACACCGTGCGCGAGCGGCGCGCGTACCTCGTGCGGATCACCACCCGCCAGGCGCTGACCCGGCTCCGCACCCTGCGCCGGCGCCGGGAGTCCTACGTCGGCCCCTGGCTGCCCGAGCCGCTGCTCACCACGCCGGACGTGGCCGAGGACGTCGAGCTCGCCGACAGCGTCTCGATGGCGATGCTGCTGGTCCTGGAGACGCTCACGCCGACGGAGCGGGCGGTGTTCGTACTGCGCGAGGTGTTCGACCTCGCGTACGACGAGATCGCGGCGGCCGTCGACAAGAGCCCGGCCGCGGCCCGCCAGATCGCGCACCGCGCCCGCGCGCACGTCGCGGCGCGACGCCCGCGCGGCGCGGTCTCCCCGGCCGAGACCCGGGACGCCCTCGCGGCGTTCCGGCGGGCCGTCGAGACCGGTGACCTGAACGCGCTGCTCGACGTCCTCGCCCCCGACGTCGTCCTGCTGACGGACGGCGGCGGTGTCGTGCGGGCCGCGACGGCCCCCGTCGTCGGGGCCGGGACGGTGGCCCGGGTGCTCGCCCGGATCCCCGCCACCGCGGCGTCGCTGCGCCCGGTGTGGGCCAACGGCTTCCCGGCCCTGGTCGTCCGGCTCGCCGGCGCGGTCGACACCGTTCTGGCGGTGCGGTTCGACGACGGCCGCGTCACCGGCCTCTATGCCGTGCGCAACCCCGAGAAGCTGTCCCGCCTCGAACGGGAGACCGCCGTCACCCGCTGA
- a CDS encoding carboxymuconolactone decarboxylase family protein yields MEPRFDLFATETGTRIGKRTAAVSAVIEPALPKSLRELVCLRASQINGCGFCADVHTKEAAACGESPLRLGLVATWRESTVFTDAERAALALAEEGTRLADAHQGVSDETWARVREHYDDDQVAALVGLVAMINAANRFGVILRRPGGSYEPGVFAALRD; encoded by the coding sequence ATGGAACCCCGCTTCGACCTGTTCGCCACCGAGACCGGCACGAGGATCGGCAAGCGGACCGCCGCGGTCAGCGCGGTGATCGAGCCGGCCCTGCCCAAGTCCCTCCGGGAACTGGTCTGCCTGCGCGCCAGCCAGATCAACGGCTGCGGCTTCTGCGCCGACGTCCACACCAAGGAGGCCGCGGCCTGCGGCGAGTCCCCGCTCCGGCTCGGCCTGGTCGCCACCTGGCGCGAGTCCACCGTGTTCACGGACGCCGAACGGGCCGCGCTGGCGCTCGCGGAGGAGGGCACCCGGCTCGCCGACGCCCACCAGGGCGTGTCCGACGAGACCTGGGCACGGGTGCGCGAGCACTACGACGACGACCAGGTCGCGGCGCTGGTCGGGCTCGTCGCCATGATCAACGCGGCCAACCGGTTCGGCGTGATCCTGCGCCGGCCGGGCGGCTCGTACGAGCCCGGCGTGTTCGCCGCCCTGCGGGACTGA
- a CDS encoding transglycosylase SLT domain-containing protein has protein sequence MRSTHSGYTRLTKAHKFSAAALTAAGAAAVAFGAASHAVAAPAPVKPVAWNAETFAQTQDAERADAAEKAAEQARTEAAAAKHAAKAKADADAKAKADAKAKAAADKDRAQKQAANRSTARKPMRKPAAPAAPAPKAYGDNLEGWISQALDIMKAKGIPASYEGVKRNIMRESTGNPHAINDWDVNAVNGVPSKGLLQIIDPTFKAYHVEGTSWDIYDPVANIVASCNYAADKYGSMDHVNSAY, from the coding sequence ATGCGTTCCACTCACTCCGGCTATACCCGTCTGACCAAGGCCCACAAGTTCTCCGCCGCGGCGCTGACCGCCGCGGGTGCCGCCGCCGTCGCGTTCGGTGCCGCCTCGCACGCCGTGGCCGCCCCGGCGCCGGTCAAGCCGGTGGCCTGGAACGCGGAGACCTTCGCCCAGACGCAGGACGCCGAGCGGGCGGACGCCGCCGAGAAGGCGGCCGAGCAGGCCCGGACCGAGGCCGCCGCGGCCAAGCACGCCGCCAAGGCCAAGGCCGACGCCGACGCCAAGGCGAAGGCGGACGCCAAGGCCAAGGCCGCCGCGGACAAGGACCGTGCGCAGAAGCAGGCCGCGAACCGTTCCACCGCCCGCAAGCCGATGCGGAAGCCGGCTGCCCCCGCCGCTCCCGCCCCGAAGGCGTACGGGGACAACCTGGAGGGCTGGATCTCCCAGGCTCTGGACATCATGAAGGCCAAGGGCATCCCGGCCTCGTACGAGGGTGTGAAGCGGAACATCATGCGGGAGTCGACCGGTAACCCGCACGCGATCAACGACTGGGACGTCAACGCCGTCAACGGTGTGCCGTCGAAGGGTCTGCTGCAGATCATCGACCCGACCTTCAAGGCGTACCACGTCGAGGGCACGTCCTGGGACATCTACGACCCGGTCGCCAACATCGTCGCGTCCTGCAATTACGCGGCCGACAAGTACGGCTCCATGGACCACGTGAACTCCGCCTACTGA
- a CDS encoding APC family permease, with translation MPADHDAAADTAVEAAVQEGRLRRDLGFWALTAIGFSNIVGSGWLFAAMYAARTAGPASLLTWVGAGLLCGLVALVMIELGASRPEGGGTVRWPLYAGGRLVGTLIGWSVLLSVGGTAAEISAIMQYADHYLPDLYHGHVLTPTGLALAVGLSVLLTALNWFAVRLFARLNNLVSIFKIVVPVVTVIALFASGWHSGRLTDHGGFAPYGYAACLSALAGGGIVYSVNGFQAALDFSGEARDPRRTIPASVLTGIGLALLMYLALQFAFLFTVPESLLGHGWKGVDLESPFGQLALILNLHWLSSLLYADAVLSPGGSAYVGVALNARHTYALAKNRTLPRTFMRVDRRSGIPHRALALNLVVIVVFLLPFGEWQRIVSIMGDMYLLIYAASAVAVAVFRADPGTPMAGWVPGLRWIAPVSFVVATEFVYWSGWHDLRLALPVVLAGLLIFLAMRRTAADGPLAAELREGAWLVCYLAVLTLLSWLGTFKGSGHLPAPYDSLAVAVFALGVFRWAVRSGVRHRATAREETA, from the coding sequence GTGCCAGCGGATCACGACGCCGCAGCGGACACCGCCGTCGAAGCGGCCGTGCAGGAAGGCAGGCTCCGGCGGGACCTCGGCTTCTGGGCGCTCACCGCCATCGGCTTCTCCAACATCGTGGGCTCCGGCTGGCTCTTCGCGGCGATGTACGCGGCCCGCACCGCCGGGCCCGCCTCCCTGCTGACCTGGGTGGGCGCCGGCCTGCTCTGCGGGCTGGTCGCCCTGGTGATGATCGAGCTCGGCGCGTCACGGCCCGAGGGCGGCGGCACGGTCCGCTGGCCGCTGTACGCCGGAGGGCGGCTCGTCGGGACACTGATCGGCTGGTCCGTCCTGCTGTCGGTGGGCGGCACCGCCGCCGAGATCAGCGCCATCATGCAGTACGCCGACCACTACCTGCCGGACCTCTACCACGGCCATGTGCTCACCCCCACCGGCCTGGCGCTCGCCGTCGGCCTGAGCGTGCTGCTGACCGCGCTGAACTGGTTCGCGGTCCGCCTGTTCGCACGGCTGAACAACCTCGTCTCCATCTTCAAGATCGTCGTGCCGGTCGTCACCGTCATCGCCCTGTTCGCCTCCGGCTGGCACTCCGGCCGCCTCACCGACCACGGCGGCTTCGCCCCCTACGGCTACGCCGCCTGCCTCTCCGCCCTCGCCGGCGGCGGCATCGTCTACTCGGTCAACGGCTTCCAGGCCGCCCTCGACTTCTCCGGCGAGGCCCGCGACCCCCGCCGCACCATCCCGGCCTCCGTCCTCACCGGCATCGGCCTGGCGCTCCTGATGTACCTGGCGCTCCAATTCGCCTTCCTCTTCACCGTCCCCGAGAGCCTCCTGGGCCACGGCTGGAAGGGCGTCGACCTGGAGTCGCCCTTCGGCCAGCTCGCCCTGATCCTCAACCTGCACTGGCTCTCCAGCCTCCTCTACGCCGACGCGGTGCTCTCGCCCGGCGGCTCGGCGTACGTCGGCGTGGCCCTCAACGCCCGCCACACCTACGCCCTCGCCAAGAACCGCACCCTGCCCCGGACGTTCATGCGGGTGGACCGCCGGTCCGGCATCCCGCACCGGGCGCTCGCCCTGAACCTCGTGGTGATCGTCGTCTTCCTGCTGCCCTTCGGCGAGTGGCAGCGCATCGTCAGCATCATGGGCGACATGTACCTGCTGATCTACGCGGCCTCGGCCGTGGCGGTCGCCGTCTTCCGCGCCGACCCCGGCACCCCGATGGCGGGCTGGGTACCCGGCCTGCGCTGGATCGCCCCGGTCAGCTTCGTCGTCGCCACCGAGTTCGTGTACTGGTCGGGCTGGCACGACCTGCGGCTGGCGCTGCCCGTCGTGCTGGCCGGGCTGCTGATCTTCCTCGCCATGCGGCGCACCGCCGCCGACGGCCCGCTCGCCGCCGAACTGCGCGAGGGCGCCTGGCTGGTGTGCTACCTGGCGGTGCTGACCCTGCTGTCGTGGCTGGGCACCTTCAAGGGCTCGGGCCACCTGCCGGCCCCCTACGACTCCCTCGCCGTCGCCGTCTTCGCCCTGGGCGTCTTCCGGTGGGCCGTACGCTCGGGCGTCCGGCACCGGGCGACGGCGCGGGAGGAGACGGCGTAA
- a CDS encoding helix-turn-helix transcriptional regulator has product MDVLRSPDYAERKAELTALGGLLTEAGAGRGSVALVSGPAGSGKTHLLQTFCKEAENSGALVLTAMASRAESGLPLGVMDQLFRCETLPAELRRRATALLAGEPSGARGPDAGPETMNQPSVEVANGLRSILLELSDRGPVVVGIDDLQYADGPSLQMLLFLQRRMKTSRVLLLLAELSTVRSPHPVFHAELFRQPNCRKIRLDLLSRSGVHTLIEARLGPAKARELTEAYHAASGGSPLFLTALLDDHEAAHRPGGEPAVPEPAASEAAFRTALTDCLYLAEPSALAVARAVAALGTAGSPALIGHALDMNTSTVEHAIASLAATGLLGPEDFRHPATRTAVLAETPPDTRHDLHLRVAAALHHAGAPPGPVAEQLCAAEQAPEAWMIGVLREAARGALAAGRRATACAYLDLALKECADRRQLAALTADRMRIEWQKSPLKAMRHVELLWEALRAGHLNGHDAGLLTRGLLWHGRYREAREALALWKAYGAASDPTESEELAALTTWMAYSHPSLMTSPGGTLATAPRTGPDAARPFGRHAVSVLYRLLADGAGEAAAARAEAILHSVVLGGATLESLHAALLTLLCADHPDKAAAWSDELLKEAEQHDAPMWQVVFAAMRADAAFRQGDMATAVRHGEAALARLPASAWGVAIGSPLAVLILATTMMGRHDEAVRYIRRPVPDTMFEARYGLHYLHARGHFHLATGRPAAALTDFESCGRLATAWKLDLPALIPWRGGAAEAALALGLTTRARALVEEQLTRPGTRQPRTRGTSLRLLAATGAPEDRPGLLRQAVELLRPDTGRFELARALADLRDAHEALGEREAAEEAGRRAAEMMASCQVPAEWARPEVVVRPAPAAPATAISAPSGVAPAASERAAGPAGPLKEPRPPAAEVLSDAERRVAELAAAGVTNRAIGRKLFITVSTVEQHLTRVYRKLDVSRRRDLAARLGLGAPDAESA; this is encoded by the coding sequence ATGGATGTGCTGCGCAGTCCGGATTATGCCGAACGTAAGGCGGAGTTGACCGCGCTCGGGGGGTTACTCACGGAAGCAGGGGCGGGGCGTGGGAGTGTCGCGCTGGTGAGCGGACCGGCGGGCAGCGGAAAGACCCACCTCCTGCAAACATTCTGTAAAGAGGCGGAGAATTCCGGCGCTCTCGTGTTGACCGCCATGGCGTCCCGGGCCGAGTCCGGACTGCCGCTGGGCGTGATGGACCAGCTGTTCCGGTGCGAGACGCTGCCGGCGGAGCTCCGGCGGCGGGCGACCGCGCTGCTGGCCGGCGAACCGTCCGGCGCCCGGGGACCGGACGCCGGCCCGGAGACGATGAACCAGCCGAGCGTCGAGGTGGCCAACGGCCTGCGGTCGATCCTGCTGGAGCTGAGCGACCGCGGCCCCGTCGTGGTGGGCATCGACGACCTCCAGTACGCCGACGGTCCGTCGCTGCAGATGCTGCTGTTCCTCCAGCGCCGGATGAAGACCTCCCGTGTGCTGCTCCTGCTCGCGGAGCTGTCCACGGTGCGCTCTCCCCATCCCGTCTTCCACGCCGAGCTGTTCCGCCAGCCGAACTGCCGCAAGATACGGCTGGACCTGCTCAGCCGCTCGGGCGTCCACACCCTGATCGAGGCCCGGCTCGGTCCGGCGAAGGCGCGGGAGCTCACCGAGGCGTACCACGCGGCCTCCGGGGGCAGCCCGCTGTTCCTGACCGCCCTGCTGGACGACCACGAGGCCGCCCATCGCCCGGGCGGCGAACCGGCCGTCCCGGAACCGGCCGCCTCCGAGGCGGCCTTCCGCACCGCGCTGACCGACTGCCTCTACCTCGCGGAGCCGTCGGCGCTCGCGGTCGCGCGGGCGGTGGCCGCGCTGGGCACGGCCGGTTCCCCGGCCCTGATCGGCCACGCCCTCGACATGAACACGTCCACGGTGGAGCACGCCATCGCCTCACTGGCCGCCACCGGACTGCTCGGCCCGGAGGACTTCCGGCACCCCGCGACCCGCACGGCCGTCCTGGCGGAGACGCCGCCCGACACCCGGCACGACCTGCATCTGCGGGTGGCGGCCGCGCTGCACCACGCCGGGGCGCCGCCGGGTCCCGTCGCCGAGCAGCTGTGCGCGGCGGAACAGGCCCCCGAGGCGTGGATGATCGGCGTCCTGCGGGAGGCCGCCCGCGGCGCGCTCGCCGCCGGCCGGAGGGCGACCGCCTGTGCCTACCTCGACCTGGCCCTGAAGGAGTGCGCGGACCGCCGGCAGCTCGCCGCCCTCACCGCGGACCGGATGCGCATCGAGTGGCAGAAGTCGCCCCTCAAGGCCATGCGGCACGTGGAACTGCTGTGGGAGGCGCTGCGGGCCGGGCACCTGAACGGCCATGACGCCGGGCTGCTGACCCGCGGTCTGCTCTGGCACGGCCGGTACCGGGAGGCCCGGGAGGCGCTCGCGCTGTGGAAGGCGTACGGCGCAGCGTCCGACCCCACCGAGTCGGAGGAGCTGGCGGCCCTGACGACCTGGATGGCGTACTCGCATCCCTCGCTGATGACGTCCCCCGGCGGAACCCTGGCCACCGCGCCGCGGACCGGCCCGGACGCGGCCCGTCCGTTCGGCCGGCACGCCGTCAGCGTGCTCTACCGGCTGCTCGCGGACGGCGCCGGCGAGGCCGCCGCGGCCCGTGCCGAGGCCATCCTGCACAGCGTCGTCCTGGGCGGCGCCACCCTGGAGTCACTGCACGCCGCCCTGCTGACCCTGCTCTGCGCCGACCATCCCGACAAGGCCGCCGCCTGGAGCGACGAGCTGCTCAAGGAGGCCGAGCAGCACGACGCGCCGATGTGGCAGGTGGTGTTCGCGGCGATGCGCGCCGACGCGGCGTTCCGGCAGGGCGACATGGCCACCGCCGTGCGGCACGGCGAGGCCGCGCTGGCCCGGCTCCCGGCGTCGGCCTGGGGCGTCGCCATCGGCAGCCCGCTCGCCGTGCTGATCCTCGCCACGACCATGATGGGACGGCACGACGAGGCGGTGCGGTACATCCGGCGGCCCGTGCCGGACACCATGTTCGAGGCCCGCTACGGCCTGCACTACCTCCACGCCCGTGGCCACTTCCACCTGGCGACGGGCCGGCCGGCGGCGGCGCTCACCGACTTCGAGAGCTGCGGCCGGCTGGCGACCGCGTGGAAGCTCGACCTGCCCGCCCTGATCCCCTGGCGCGGCGGCGCCGCCGAGGCCGCGCTGGCCCTGGGGCTCACGACCCGGGCCCGGGCCCTCGTCGAGGAGCAGCTGACGCGGCCCGGCACCCGGCAGCCCCGCACCCGGGGCACGTCCCTGCGGCTGCTGGCCGCGACCGGGGCGCCGGAGGACCGGCCGGGGCTCCTGCGCCAGGCCGTGGAGCTGCTGCGGCCGGACACCGGCCGCTTCGAGCTCGCCCGGGCGCTGGCCGACCTCCGGGACGCCCACGAGGCGCTGGGGGAACGCGAGGCGGCCGAGGAGGCGGGGCGGCGGGCCGCCGAGATGATGGCGTCCTGCCAGGTGCCCGCGGAGTGGGCGCGCCCCGAGGTCGTCGTCCGGCCGGCTCCGGCCGCGCCGGCCACGGCGATTTCCGCGCCTTCGGGCGTGGCGCCGGCCGCGTCCGAGCGGGCGGCCGGTCCGGCCGGTCCGCTCAAGGAGCCGAGACCGCCCGCCGCCGAGGTGCTGAGCGACGCCGAGCGGCGGGTCGCCGAACTCGCCGCGGCGGGTGTGACCAACCGGGCGATCGGCCGGAAGCTGTTCATCACCGTCAGCACCGTCGAGCAGCACCTCACCCGGGTCTACCGCAAGCTGGACGTCAGCCGGCGGCGGGACCTGGCCGCCCGGCTGGGCCTGGGCGCACCGGACGCCGAGTCCGCCTGA
- a CDS encoding macrolide family glycosyltransferase: MEKEPPKPGYTIAVISAPDEAHTRPMLPIVRELRRRDHRITYITTMEFAERAATAGVDVLVPESRPEYGPYGEARDPAAALDLSSVEETLDCAEEIYAEFADDVPDLVLYESSTRVVARLLTCRWNRPGVQVYPSFAWDDGRGPDAPVSDAPVSEERSPEERSPEERSSEECLARLPDVLRRRLARFLAYAEHAGAPPRDFYTRAEPLSIALMPRAFQSGGDRFDSRVAFVGPCIPERRIDERWMPAGNGLPVVFLALDPALLRREPGYLRECATALARLPLHLVVTTGGADDRGREQGGLPPNVEVHARVPRSVVLRQASAYICHPDAGNVMEALYFNTPLVAVPTTASERAVADRVAELGLGVRLPPEAAAPERLVEAVRTLLDDADTLHRVRGLQREARRAGGARRAADEIERYLEWIYEP; encoded by the coding sequence ATGGAGAAGGAGCCCCCCAAGCCCGGCTACACCATTGCCGTGATCAGCGCGCCGGACGAGGCCCACACCCGGCCGATGCTGCCCATCGTGCGCGAACTGCGCCGCAGGGACCACCGGATCACCTACATCACCACCATGGAGTTCGCCGAGCGGGCCGCCACCGCCGGCGTGGACGTCCTGGTGCCCGAGTCCCGGCCCGAGTACGGGCCGTACGGAGAGGCGCGGGACCCGGCCGCGGCGCTCGACCTCTCCAGTGTCGAGGAGACGCTCGACTGCGCGGAGGAGATTTACGCCGAGTTCGCCGACGACGTCCCCGACCTCGTGCTGTACGAGTCCTCCACCCGCGTCGTCGCCCGCCTGCTCACCTGCCGCTGGAACCGGCCCGGCGTCCAGGTCTACCCCTCGTTCGCGTGGGACGACGGCCGCGGGCCCGACGCCCCGGTGTCCGACGCCCCGGTGTCCGAGGAGCGGTCGCCCGAGGAGCGGTCGCCCGAGGAGCGGTCGTCCGAGGAGTGCCTGGCGCGCCTCCCCGACGTGCTGCGAAGACGGCTGGCCCGGTTCCTGGCCTACGCCGAGCACGCCGGCGCGCCGCCGCGGGACTTCTACACCCGGGCCGAGCCGCTGTCCATCGCCCTGATGCCCAGGGCGTTCCAGAGCGGCGGGGACCGCTTCGACAGCCGGGTGGCGTTCGTCGGGCCGTGCATCCCCGAGCGCCGCATCGACGAGCGCTGGATGCCGGCGGGGAACGGGTTGCCCGTGGTGTTCCTCGCCCTGGACCCCGCGCTGCTCCGCCGGGAGCCGGGCTACCTCCGGGAGTGCGCGACGGCGCTGGCCCGCCTGCCGCTGCACCTGGTCGTCACCACCGGCGGCGCGGACGACCGCGGCCGGGAGCAGGGCGGGTTACCGCCGAACGTGGAGGTGCACGCCCGGGTGCCGCGCTCGGTGGTGCTGCGCCAGGCCTCCGCGTACATCTGCCATCCGGACGCCGGCAACGTCATGGAAGCCCTCTACTTCAACACCCCGCTGGTCGCCGTGCCGACGACCGCGTCGGAACGGGCGGTGGCGGACCGCGTGGCGGAACTCGGCCTCGGCGTACGGCTGCCGCCGGAGGCCGCCGCTCCGGAACGGCTGGTGGAGGCGGTCCGCACCCTCCTCGACGACGCCGACACCCTGCACCGGGTGCGCGGACTCCAGCGCGAGGCGCGCCGGGCGGGCGGCGCACGCCGGGCCGCGGACGAGATCGAACGCTATCTGGAGTGGATCTACGAGCCGTGA